One part of the Mariniblastus fucicola genome encodes these proteins:
- a CDS encoding cysteine desulfurase family protein, with amino-acid sequence MSPIYLDHNSTTPIDPLVVEAINKAFQAGYLNPASQHREGQRARREIESLRRKIMDMLGGKSHSMQADQLIITSGGTESNNLALIGLAHHAAAKNAANVKSRILVSAIEHPSVIGAAEALQRQGFEVEQIKVDENGVVCLNDLRQRLENELALPVALVSIMLANNETGVIQPVAAAAEICHQHSALLHTDAVQMVGKLPVNFTDIGCDAMSFTAHKLHGPRGIGGLLLKHGLTVEPILFGGFQQMAMRPGTEDVALLAGMHRAIELAVEDPERGTRMNRLREQLESALLQNFDVTINGQHAPRLPHTTNVSFTGIDRQAFLMAADIEGLAISTGSACASGSSEPSPVLTAMQANNDVVLGSIRISLGATTTETEIEAATAKISSIVDNLSKLRS; translated from the coding sequence CATTTATCTCGACCACAATTCGACGACTCCGATTGACCCATTGGTCGTCGAAGCCATCAACAAAGCGTTTCAGGCGGGCTATCTCAACCCTGCCAGTCAACACCGCGAAGGCCAACGTGCCCGCCGTGAAATCGAATCGCTGCGACGCAAAATCATGGATATGCTGGGCGGAAAATCTCACTCCATGCAAGCCGACCAGTTGATCATCACCAGCGGCGGCACCGAAAGCAACAACCTTGCCTTGATCGGATTGGCCCATCACGCTGCGGCGAAAAATGCTGCTAACGTCAAGTCACGAATCCTCGTTTCGGCGATTGAACATCCCAGCGTCATTGGTGCCGCAGAAGCGTTACAGCGTCAGGGTTTCGAAGTCGAACAAATCAAAGTCGATGAAAATGGAGTCGTCTGTCTAAATGATTTGCGGCAGCGACTGGAAAACGAACTGGCACTCCCGGTGGCCCTGGTCAGCATTATGCTGGCCAACAACGAGACTGGAGTCATCCAACCGGTGGCCGCAGCCGCTGAAATCTGTCATCAGCATTCTGCGCTACTGCACACCGACGCAGTGCAGATGGTTGGGAAACTTCCGGTCAATTTCACCGACATCGGTTGCGACGCCATGAGCTTCACGGCTCATAAACTTCACGGGCCGCGCGGCATTGGTGGACTGCTGCTCAAACACGGGCTGACTGTTGAACCGATTCTCTTTGGCGGGTTTCAACAAATGGCCATGAGACCTGGCACCGAAGACGTGGCGCTACTTGCCGGAATGCATCGCGCGATTGAGCTCGCGGTTGAGGATCCCGAGCGTGGTACTCGCATGAACCGACTTCGCGAACAATTGGAATCCGCCCTGCTGCAAAACTTCGACGTCACAATCAACGGCCAGCACGCGCCCCGACTGCCGCACACGACCAACGTTTCGTTCACCGGGATTGATCGTCAGGCATTCCTGATGGCGGCCGACATTGAAGGTCTGGCAATCTCTACCGGTTCTGCCTGCGCTAGCGGATCCAGCGAACCTTCTCCGGTTTTAACGGCAATGCAAGCCAACAACGATGTTGTACTCGGTTCCATTCGCATCAGTTTGGGAGCCACGACGACCGAAACCGAGATCGAAGCTGCTACGGCGAAGATCAGCTCAATTGTGGATAACCTGTCCAAACTTCGTTCGTAA